A single genomic interval of Methanobrevibacter oralis harbors:
- a CDS encoding 30S ribosomal protein S11, whose protein sequence is MAKDEKWGIANIYSSFNNTIITVTDITGAETISQWSGGKVVRADRQQASPFAAMAAATRIADDAKEKGFIGLHIKVRAPGGNGPRSPGPGAQATIRALARAGIKIGKIEDITPIPHDGTGRPGGKRGRRV, encoded by the coding sequence ATGGCAAAAGATGAAAAATGGGGTATAGCTAATATTTACTCATCATTCAACAACACTATTATTACTGTAACAGATATTACTGGTGCTGAGACTATTTCTCAATGGTCTGGTGGAAAAGTTGTTCGTGCTGACAGACAACAGGCTTCACCATTTGCAGCTATGGCTGCTGCAACTAGAATAGCTGACGATGCTAAAGAAAAAGGATTCATTGGATTACATATTAAAGTAAGAGCTCCTGGTGGAAATGGGCCTAGAAGCCCTGGACCTGGTGCACAAGCTACTATTCGTGCTTTAGCAAGAGCTGGAATTAAAATAGGTAAAATTGAAGATATTACTCCTATTCCTCACGACGGTACTGGAAGACCTGGTGGTAAAAGAGGAAGAAGAGTCTAA
- a CDS encoding DNA-directed RNA polymerase subunit D, whose amino-acid sequence MEIEIKSKTDDEMVFIVRDAEVPFINAIRRCAIVNVSKLAIEDVNIIRNDSAMFNEVLAHRLGLTPLVSNINAIGGLPLPEDDDYEDHPGVMFSLQEEGPKVVYSKDLISSDSIIKPVYDTIPLVKLNEGEKINIEASAKLGYGKEHAKWIPTTVCAYKQYPEITFNDDVDIDYDCALACPRGVLKSDRRSKKIKILDIENCSMCKSCVRASANGYINVGYHKNDFIFRIETDGSMSPKEVLLKACEELGNKTDKFIRFSEEGGSK is encoded by the coding sequence ATGGAGATAGAAATTAAAAGCAAAACTGATGATGAAATGGTTTTCATTGTCCGCGATGCAGAAGTGCCTTTTATCAATGCTATTAGAAGATGTGCCATAGTAAATGTTTCTAAATTAGCTATTGAAGATGTGAATATTATTAGAAATGATTCTGCAATGTTTAATGAGGTACTTGCACATAGACTTGGTTTAACTCCTTTAGTTTCTAATATTAATGCAATTGGAGGATTACCTTTGCCTGAAGATGATGACTATGAAGATCATCCAGGTGTTATGTTTTCTTTACAAGAAGAAGGGCCTAAAGTAGTTTACTCTAAGGATTTAATATCTTCAGACTCAATTATTAAACCAGTATATGATACAATTCCTCTTGTAAAACTTAATGAAGGGGAAAAAATTAATATTGAAGCTAGTGCAAAATTAGGTTATGGAAAAGAGCATGCTAAATGGATACCAACCACAGTTTGTGCTTATAAACAGTATCCTGAAATTACTTTTAATGATGATGTGGACATTGACTATGATTGTGCTTTGGCATGTCCTAGAGGTGTTTTAAAATCAGATAGAAGATCTAAAAAGATTAAAATTTTAGATATTGAAAATTGTAGCATGTGTAAAAGTTGTGTTAGAGCTTCTGCTAATGGATATATTAATGTAGGGTATCATAAGAATGATTTCATATTTAGAATTGAAACTGATGGATCAATGTCTCCTAAAGAAGTTTTATTAAAAGCTTGTGAAGAATTAGGGAATAAAACAGATAAATTTATCAGATTTAGTGAAGAAGGAGGAAGTAAATAA
- a CDS encoding 50S ribosomal protein L18e, whose translation MVKKINKTNPNLIELINKLNKQSKSENAAIWKDVANRLSRSNRRTAEVNLSDINRYAEAGETVLVPGKVLSNGDLTEKVDVVAFKFSTKAQEKIESAGGECISIDEVLEANPKGSNIRIME comes from the coding sequence ATGGTTAAGAAAATTAACAAAACAAATCCTAACCTTATTGAACTTATTAACAAACTTAATAAACAATCAAAAAGTGAAAATGCAGCTATTTGGAAAGATGTTGCTAATAGGCTTTCAAGGTCCAACAGAAGAACCGCAGAAGTAAATTTATCTGATATTAACAGATATGCTGAAGCTGGTGAAACTGTTTTAGTACCTGGTAAAGTTTTATCTAATGGTGATTTAACAGAAAAAGTTGATGTTGTAGCATTTAAATTCTCAACTAAAGCACAAGAGAAAATTGAAAGTGCTGGTGGAGAATGCATCTCAATTGATGAAGTACTTGAAGCTAATCCTAAAGGAAGCAACATTAGAATCATGGAATAA
- a CDS encoding 50S ribosomal protein L13 encodes MIINGEGCVLGRLASVTSKNLLEGEEVVILNAEKIMLTGNRDWAYAKYKQRVDRASISNPRDLGPKYPRRPDDIFRRTVRGMLPYRKSKGKTAYKGLKAFVGVPAEYADVEFDKIPEAEYKNIKKGVELGEISKLLGATF; translated from the coding sequence ATGATTATTAATGGAGAAGGATGCGTTTTAGGAAGATTAGCTAGTGTAACTAGTAAAAATCTTTTAGAAGGCGAAGAAGTTGTAATTCTTAATGCTGAAAAGATTATGTTAACTGGAAACAGGGATTGGGCTTATGCTAAATATAAACAAAGAGTGGACAGGGCTAGTATCTCTAACCCTCGTGATTTAGGTCCTAAATATCCTAGAAGACCAGATGATATATTTAGAAGAACTGTAAGAGGAATGTTACCTTATAGAAAATCTAAAGGTAAAACCGCATACAAAGGCTTAAAAGCATTTGTTGGAGTTCCAGCAGAATATGCTGATGTTGAATTTGATAAAATTCCTGAAGCTGAATACAAAAATATTAAAAAAGGTGTTGAGTTAGGAGAAATCTCTAAACTTTTAGGAGCTACCTTTTAG
- a CDS encoding 30S ribosomal protein S9, which yields MVKVIHTSGKRKTAIARGTVKEGTGKVRINRVPLELYSPELANLKLQEPLTIAGDLANEVDINIHVVGGGVMGQAEAARMVIAKGLVQWSQDMDLKEKFIHYDRTMLVGDPRRSEPKKYGGPGARARKQKSYR from the coding sequence ATGGTTAAAGTTATTCATACAAGTGGAAAACGTAAAACAGCTATTGCAAGAGGTACTGTTAAAGAAGGAACTGGTAAAGTTAGAATTAATAGAGTTCCTTTAGAACTTTACTCTCCAGAGCTTGCTAACTTAAAATTACAAGAACCATTGACTATTGCTGGTGATTTAGCTAATGAAGTGGATATTAATATTCATGTTGTTGGTGGAGGAGTAATGGGTCAAGCTGAAGCTGCACGTATGGTTATTGCTAAGGGGCTTGTACAATGGTCACAAGATATGGATTTGAAGGAAAAATTCATTCATTACGACAGAACTATGTTAGTAGGTGACCCAAGACGTTCTGAACCTAAAAAATATGGTGGTCCTGGAGCAAGAGCACGTAAACAAAAAAGTTACAGATAG
- a CDS encoding DNA-directed RNA polymerase subunit N gives MIPIRCLSCGKPVSAYFDEYNKRVAAGEKSKDVLDDLGLTRYCCRRMLISHVETWE, from the coding sequence ATGATTCCTATTAGATGCTTAAGTTGTGGAAAACCAGTATCTGCATATTTTGATGAATATAACAAAAGAGTGGCAGCTGGTGAAAAGTCAAAAGATGTCTTAGATGACTTAGGTTTAACTAGATATTGTTGTAGAAGAATGTTAATTTCTCATGTTGAAACATGGGAATAG
- a CDS encoding DNA-directed RNA polymerase subunit K has product MEVIFMNTKNLTRFERARLIGARAIQISMGAKPLIELDASLDPIDIAYEEFEAGVLPLDVIRNE; this is encoded by the coding sequence ATGGAAGTAATATTCATGAATACAAAAAATTTAACAAGGTTTGAAAGAGCTAGACTCATTGGAGCTAGAGCAATTCAAATATCTATGGGGGCTAAACCATTAATTGAATTAGATGCTTCTTTAGATCCGATTGATATAGCTTACGAAGAGTTTGAAGCTGGAGTTTTACCATTAGATGTTATTAGAAATGAATAG
- the eno gene encoding phosphopyruvate hydratase, which yields MDSIIEDVQVRKILDSRGNPTVEVDVITWNGFGRAAAPSGASTGSREVVSFPEGGVDVIVSEVEEVLACELIGMDAEDIATIDEVLREVDGTDNLSAIGGNTTVAVSMAVAKAAAASYNMPLYKYLGGNLVNEMPFPLGNMMNGGAHAGINAPDIQEFLVVPIGANNIVEGIFANAAIHKKLKELIQTKDSNFTGGKGDEGGWIPNITNDIALEIQAQACEEVGDELGIEIRPALDMAASEFWRDDEEKYVYGQDGIKRDTGDQLEFVKDIIETYNMFYVEDPFDESDFDGFSQLTSKVKDDCLICGDDLFVTNKEILAKGIKMNAANAIIIKPNQIGSLSETYATVKLAKENDIVPVVSHRSGETTDDTIAHLAVAFGSPMIKTGAIGGERIAKLNELVRIEEELPNPKMNVF from the coding sequence TTGGATAGTATAATTGAAGATGTCCAAGTTCGTAAAATTTTGGACAGTAGAGGAAATCCAACTGTAGAAGTAGATGTAATTACTTGGAACGGTTTTGGTAGAGCTGCTGCACCAAGTGGAGCAAGTACTGGTTCAAGAGAAGTAGTTTCTTTTCCTGAAGGTGGAGTAGATGTAATAGTAAGTGAAGTTGAAGAAGTACTAGCTTGTGAACTCATTGGTATGGATGCTGAAGATATTGCTACTATTGATGAAGTTTTAAGAGAAGTAGATGGAACAGATAATTTATCAGCTATTGGTGGTAATACTACTGTAGCAGTTTCCATGGCTGTAGCTAAAGCAGCTGCCGCCTCTTATAATATGCCTTTATACAAATATCTTGGAGGTAATTTAGTAAATGAGATGCCATTCCCATTAGGAAATATGATGAATGGCGGGGCTCATGCAGGTATTAATGCACCTGATATTCAAGAGTTTTTAGTTGTTCCTATTGGAGCAAATAATATTGTTGAAGGTATTTTTGCTAATGCAGCAATCCATAAAAAATTAAAAGAATTAATCCAAACCAAAGACTCTAATTTCACTGGTGGAAAAGGAGACGAAGGCGGATGGATTCCAAATATCACAAATGATATTGCACTTGAAATTCAAGCTCAAGCATGTGAGGAAGTGGGTGATGAATTAGGTATTGAAATTAGACCAGCTTTAGACATGGCTGCTTCTGAATTTTGGAGGGATGATGAAGAAAAATATGTTTATGGTCAAGATGGTATTAAGAGAGATACAGGTGATCAGTTAGAATTTGTGAAAGACATTATTGAAACTTATAACATGTTCTATGTAGAAGATCCATTTGATGAATCTGATTTTGATGGTTTCTCACAATTAACCTCAAAAGTTAAAGATGACTGTCTTATTTGTGGTGATGATTTATTCGTAACTAATAAAGAAATATTAGCTAAAGGTATTAAGATGAATGCAGCTAATGCAATTATCATTAAACCTAATCAAATTGGTTCTTTATCTGAAACTTATGCTACTGTAAAATTAGCTAAAGAAAATGATATTGTGCCTGTTGTTTCACATAGATCTGGTGAAACTACTGATGATACTATTGCACATTTAGCTGTTGCATTTGGTTCTCCTATGATTAAAACAGGAGCTATTGGCGGGGAAAGAATAGCTAAATTAAATGAATTAGTACGTATTGAGGAAGAACTTCCAAATCCAAAGATGAATGTATTCTAA
- a CDS encoding 4Fe-4S dicluster domain-containing protein produces the protein MAKVIIEYDKCDGADCAECSDVCPMEVLVLKGDKIEIVDPDECSYCEVCMDVCPNDCIHIEDDF, from the coding sequence ATGGCAAAAGTTATCATTGAATATGATAAATGTGATGGTGCAGACTGTGCAGAATGTTCTGATGTTTGCCCAATGGAAGTTTTAGTACTTAAAGGGGACAAAATTGAAATTGTTGACCCAGATGAATGTAGTTATTGTGAAGTTTGTATGGATGTTTGTCCAAACGACTGTATACATATTGAAGATGATTTTTAA
- the rpsB gene encoding 30S ribosomal protein S2 — translation MANELLIDLDNYLAAGLHIGTQQKTSDMEKYIFRVRSDGLYVLDIQKTDERIRHIAKLLAKYDPEDILVVATRQYGQAPVKKFGEIIGAKTIPGRFIPGTLTNPNYAKFIEPKIIVVTDPRSDAQAVIESKQNGIPVVALCDTENLLSFVDIAVPVNNKGRKAIALIYWLLARQILRERGEIPEDGELVYDATDFELKF, via the coding sequence ATGGCAAATGAACTTTTAATTGATTTAGATAATTATTTAGCAGCAGGTTTACATATCGGAACCCAACAAAAAACAAGCGATATGGAAAAATACATATTCAGAGTAAGATCTGATGGTCTATATGTATTAGATATTCAAAAAACTGATGAAAGGATTAGACATATTGCAAAACTTTTAGCAAAGTATGATCCAGAAGATATTTTAGTAGTAGCTACAAGACAATATGGTCAAGCTCCTGTTAAAAAATTCGGAGAGATTATTGGTGCAAAAACTATTCCAGGTAGATTCATTCCTGGAACTTTAACTAATCCAAATTATGCTAAATTCATCGAACCTAAAATTATTGTTGTAACTGACCCAAGATCTGATGCACAAGCTGTTATCGAATCAAAACAAAATGGTATTCCTGTTGTTGCTTTATGCGATACAGAGAACTTATTAAGTTTTGTTGATATTGCAGTACCTGTAAACAACAAAGGTAGAAAAGCCATTGCTTTAATTTATTGGTTACTTGCAAGACAAATTTTAAGAGAAAGAGGAGAAATTCCTGAAGATGGCGAGTTAGTTTATGATGCAACTGATTTCGAACTTAAATTTTAA
- the amrB gene encoding AmmeMemoRadiSam system protein B translates to MLRKPAVAGIFYPDNPEDLKKSVEDAFLSKMGVGEIPILNDFDSSDYPINIMVPHAGYYYSGAVASHSYCEIVKIGFPEVFIILSPNHTGLGSEISVFDDGQWITPLGNLEVDNEFAESIISNSDTASSDFSAHIREHSIEVQLPFLQYFSNDFKIVPITMASQSFSASSDLARAIYEAGNKLNKSYCVIASTDLSHYNTQDMANKLDNFVLEDIDNMDEFKLFEEIIQYNITMCGYGPVITTMSLSKMSGKNNSEILKYGTSGDVSGDFSSVVGYASGIFK, encoded by the coding sequence ATGTTAAGAAAACCTGCTGTGGCTGGAATATTTTATCCAGATAATCCTGAAGATTTAAAAAAATCTGTTGAAGATGCTTTTTTAAGTAAAATGGGCGTTGGTGAAATTCCAATACTCAATGATTTTGATTCTTCAGATTATCCTATAAATATTATGGTTCCTCATGCAGGTTATTATTATTCAGGTGCAGTAGCTTCTCATAGCTACTGTGAAATTGTTAAAATTGGTTTTCCTGAAGTTTTTATTATTTTGAGTCCTAATCACACAGGTTTAGGCAGTGAAATTTCCGTTTTTGATGATGGGCAATGGATTACACCATTAGGTAATCTTGAAGTTGACAATGAATTTGCTGAATCTATTATATCAAATTCAGACACTGCTTCTTCTGATTTTTCTGCTCATATTCGAGAACACAGTATTGAAGTTCAGTTGCCTTTTTTACAATATTTTTCTAATGATTTTAAAATTGTACCTATAACTATGGCTTCTCAGTCTTTTTCAGCTTCAAGTGATTTAGCAAGAGCTATTTATGAAGCAGGTAATAAATTAAATAAATCTTACTGTGTTATTGCAAGTACAGATTTATCTCATTATAATACTCAAGATATGGCTAATAAGTTAGATAATTTTGTATTGGAAGATATTGATAATATGGATGAATTCAAACTCTTTGAGGAAATTATTCAATATAATATTACAATGTGTGGTTATGGTCCAGTTATCACTACTATGTCTCTTTCTAAGATGTCTGGAAAGAATAATTCAGAAATATTGAAATATGGGACCAGTGGGGATGTTTCTGGAGATTTTAGCTCTGTTGTAGGATATGCTTCAGGTATTTTTAAGTAA